Proteins encoded by one window of Natronomonas salsuginis:
- a CDS encoding helix-turn-helix domain-containing protein, whose protein sequence is MLSTVADRGYCDTPRRCTQEDLADALGIAKSTCSETLHHAEEWVIKRFIDSRTERDDSERLEPPV, encoded by the coding sequence ATCCTCAGCACGGTAGCCGACCGCGGCTACTGCGACACGCCGCGCCGGTGTACGCAGGAGGACCTCGCCGACGCGCTCGGCATCGCCAAATCGACCTGCAGCGAGACGCTCCACCACGCCGAAGAGTGGGTGATCAAGCGGTTCATCGACAGTCGGACGGAACGAGACGACTCCGAGCGGCTGGAACCACCAGTCTGA
- a CDS encoding rhodanese-like domain-containing protein, giving the protein MGTIRPEALERRLERGDRPFVLDIRPSPVYRAGSIEKSSNVPVYDSLRRGDESALRDRLDELPNDDEIVVVCKQGIVARRATRVLNDEGYTATTLAGGMGGWNGYKRGSIGYRLRSLLWRLTP; this is encoded by the coding sequence ATGGGAACCATTCGTCCCGAAGCGCTCGAGCGCCGACTCGAGCGGGGGGATCGACCGTTCGTTCTCGACATTCGCCCCTCGCCGGTGTATCGGGCGGGATCGATAGAGAAGAGCAGCAACGTTCCCGTGTACGACAGTCTCCGGCGGGGCGACGAATCGGCGCTCCGCGATCGGCTCGACGAACTGCCGAACGATGACGAGATCGTCGTCGTCTGCAAACAGGGCATCGTCGCGAGGCGCGCGACACGGGTGTTGAACGACGAGGGGTACACCGCGACCACGCTCGCCGGCGGGATGGGTGGTTGGAACGGATACAAGCGCGGGTCGATCGGATACAGGCTCCGGTCGTTACTGTGGCGGCTGACACCGTGA